In Quercus lobata isolate SW786 chromosome 12, ValleyOak3.0 Primary Assembly, whole genome shotgun sequence, a genomic segment contains:
- the LOC115972453 gene encoding probable protein phosphatase 2C 75 isoform X2, whose amino-acid sequence MLKHEEEDSPEKCRERRRRRIEMRRLAAISAASSQPPTPSQNRKENPNWADCSSAVSKRIRTAENSDLQATAASSSSPSSSGDYREASSEPERKPVFGTMSVAGRSREMEDAIAVRTRLCRPEISGRRSVHFFAVFDGHGGPHVAALCRERMHVFVKEELKRVGLRGESESGSGNRSSKEEHDEEEEEEEGLEERWRRVMRKSFERMDAVALSTCACGCVGYKCGCHLVEVALGGSTAVVALLTPDHIVVANCGDSRAVLCRGGVAIPLSQDHKPDRSDELARIEAAGGRVISVNGARVAGILAMSRAIGQSLKRPGTVLFSEENFQYNEVGISISNHL is encoded by the exons ATGCTTAAGCACGAGGAAGAAGATTCGCCGGAGAAATGCCGGGAGCGCCGGCGCCGGAGAATAGAGATGAGAAGGCTGGCGGCGATATCGGCTGCGAGTTCGCAGCCGCCGACGCCGAGCCAGAACCGGAAGGAGAATCCTAACTGGGCGGATTGCTCCTCTGCAGTGTCGAAGCGGATTCGGACGGCGGAGAATAGTGATTTACAGGCTACAGCGGCGTCATCGTCTTCGCCGTCGTCTTCAGGAGATTACAGAGAGGCCTCGTCGGAGCCGGAGAGGAAACCGGTTTTCGGGACTATGTCGGTGGCCGGAAGGTCACGTGAGATGGAGGACGCCATAGCCGTTAGGACCAGACTTTGCCGACCGGAGATAAGTGGCCGGCGATCAGTGCACTTTTTCGCTGTGTTTGATGGCCATGGAGGACCTCAT GTGGCGGCATTGTGTAGAGAAAGGATGCACGTGTTTGTGAAAGAGGAGCTGAAGCGCGTGGGACTCAGAGGAGAGAGCGAGAGTGGGAGTGGTAACAGAAGCTCCAAAGAGGAGCACgatgaagaagaggaggaggaggagggatTGGAAGAGAGGTGGAGGAGAGTGATGAGGAAGAGTTTCGAGAGAATGGATGCTGTAGCATTAAGCACGTGCGCCTGCGGGTGCGTGGGATACAAGTGTGGGTGCCACCTTGTTGAGGTGGCGTTAGGTGGGTCCACCGCCGTGGTGGCACTTCTAACGCCCGACCACATTGTCGTCGCTAATTGTGGTGACTCACGCGCCGTCCTTTGCCGTGGAGGAGTCGCTATTCCTCTTTCCCAAGATCACAAG CCTGATAGATCAGATGAACTGGCCAGAATTGAAGCTGCTGGGGGTCGAGTCATCTCTGTGAATGGAGCTCGAGTTGCAGGCATTCTAGCAATGTCCCGTGCAATAG GTCAATCCTTGAAGCGGCCAGGTACAGTGCTGTTTTCTGAGGAGAACTTCCAATACAATGAAGTG
- the LOC115971820 gene encoding subtilisin-like protease SBT1.3 — MAENPVKGVFLILISYLFLNLALSADTQIAKKTYIVQMDKSAMPNSFTNHLDWYSSKVKSVLLEPENEGDEDRIIYNYQTAFHGVAVQLSQEEAERLEEEDGVVAIFPETKYQLHTTRSPMFLGLESGYSTNNNVWGHKILGHDVIVGVLDTGIWPESESFNDMGMTPVPSRWKGKCETGRGFEERHCNKKIVGARVFYQGYEAATGKINGQTEFKSARDQDGHGTHTAATVAGSPVRGANLQNYANGTARGMSPGARIAAYKVCWTGGCFSSDILSAVDRAVADGVNVLSISLGGGVSSYYRDSLSIAAFGAMEMGVFVSCSAGNGGPDPVSLTNVSPWITTVGASTMDRDFPAIVKLGNGRIMNGVSLYKEERMLLKNSKQENYPIVYMGSNSSSPEPSSLCLEGTLDRHIVAGKIVICDRGISPRVQKGQVVKEAGGVGMILSNTANNGEELVADCHLLPAVAIGETEGKAIKRYVSTSPNATASLAFLGTRLGIRPSPVVAAFSSRGPNFLTLEILKPDLVAPGVNILAAWTGNLGPSSLPTDHRRVKFNILSGTSMSCPHVSGIAALLKARHPDWSPATIKSALMTTAYVHDNTRKSLKDASTDAPSSPFDHGAGHIDPIRALDPGLVYDIEAQDYFEFLCTQNLTPLQLKVFSKHSNRSCKHSLASPGDLNYPAISAVFPEKASTAVLTLHRTVTNVGPPVSNYHAMVSPFKGASVHVEPQSLNFTRKYQKLSYKITFTTISKQPVPEFGGLVWKDGVHRVRSPIVITWLPPI; from the coding sequence ATGGCAGAAAACCCAGTAAAAGGGGTGTTTTTGATTCTAATAAgctatttgtttttgaatttagcCCTCTCTGCAGATACCCAAATTGCAAAAAAGACTTACATTGTCCAAATGGACAAGTCAGCAATGCCAAATTCATTTACCAATCACCTAGATTGGTACTCATCCAAAGTAAAATCAGTACTGCTAGAACCTGAAAATGAAGGTGATGAAGATAGAATAATCTACAATTACCAGACTGCTTTTCATGGAGTTGCTGTTCAGTTGAGCCAAGAAGAAGCTGAGAGACTAGAGGAAGAAGATGGTGTAGTGGCTATATTCCCAGAGACAAAGTACCAGCTACACACTACAAGGAGTCCCATGTTCCTTGGTCTGGAATCAGGATATAGTACTAATAATAACGTCTGGGGTCATAAAATCTTAGGCCATGATGTTATAGTGGGAGTACTAGACACTGGGATTTGGCCAGAGAGTGAGAGCTTCAACGACATGGGCATGACACCAGTGCCTTCTCGTTGGAAAGGTAAATGTGAGACAGGCAGAGGGTTCGAGGAACGTCATTGCAATAAGAAGATTGTCGGTGCAAGAGTGTTTTACCAGGGATATGAAGCTGCTACTGGGAAAATCAATGGGCAAACTGAGTTCAAATCAGCTAGAGATCAAGATGGGCATGGAACTCATACTGCAGCCACAGTTGCTGGCTCTCCTGTACGTGGTGCAAACCTTCAAAATTATGCTAATGGGACAGCCAGAGGAATGTCACCAGGTGCTAGAATTGCTGCTTACAAAGTGTGCTGGACTGGTGGGTGTTTCAGCTCAGATATTCTGTCTGCGGTTGATAGAGCTGTGGCTGATGGGGTAAACGTTTTGTCAATATCTTTGGGTGGTGGAGTCTCTTCCTATTATCGTGACAGTTTGTCAATTGCTGCTTTTGGAGCAATGGAGAtgggtgtttttgtttcttgctcagCTGGAAATGGAGGGCCAGACCCTGTCAGCCTCACAAATGTGTCACCTTGGATTACCACAGTTGGTGCTAGCACCATGGATAGAGATTTTCCAGCCATCGTTAAGTTGGGAAATGGCAGAATTATGAATGGGGTTTCACTCTATAAAGAGGAAAGGATGCTGTTAAAAAATAGTAAGCAAGAAAATTACCCAATAGTATATATGGGCAGTAACTCAAGCAGCCCTGAACCCAGCTCTTTGTGTCTAGAGGGAACTTTGGATAGGCATATTGTTGCAGGAAAAATTGTGATATGTGACAGAGGCATTAGTCCTCGTGTGCAAAAGGGTCAGGTGGTGAAAGAAGCTGGAGGGGTTGGCATGATTCTTTCGAACACTGCTAACAATGGAGAAGAGCTGGTTGCAGATTGTCACCTTCTTCCTGCAGTTGCAATAGGAGAAACAGAAGGGAAAGCAATCAAACGATATGTGTCAACGAGTCCAAATGCCACTGCAAGTTTAGCTTTTCTTGGTACTCGATTGGGAATTAGGCCATCTCCTGTGGTGGCTGCATTTTCATCTAGAGGACCCAATTTTCTTACCCTCGAAATTCTGAAGCCTGATTTGGTAGCCCCTGGAGTGAACATTCTTGCTGCTTGGACTGGAAACTTGGGTCCATCAAGTTTACCAACAGATCACCGGAGAGTGAAGTTTAACATACTGTCTGGAACTTCAATGTCATGCCCTCATGTTAGTGGAATTGCTGCTTTGCTGAAGGCTAGGCACCCAGATTGGAGTCCAGCTACAATAAAGTCTGCTCTGATGACAACAGCTTATGTTCATGATAATACACGCAAATCTCTCAAAGATGCCTCAACAGATGCACCTTCAAGCCCTTTTGATCATGGAGCTGGACACATTGACCCAATAAGGGCTCTTGACCCAGGTTTGGTTTATGACATTGAGGCTCAGGATTACTTTGAGTTCTTATGCACACAGAATCTAACTCCATTGCAGCTTAAAGTTTTTTCCAAGCATTCAAACAGGTCTTGTAAACACTCTCTTGCCAGTCCTGGGGACTTGAACTACCCAGCTATCTCAGCTGTGTTCCCAGAGAAAGCATCCACCGCTGTTTTGACCCTTCACAGAACTGTCACCAATGTTGGCCCTCCTGTTTCCAATTACCATGCCATGGTTTCACCATTCAAAGGTGCTTCTGTTCATGTCGAGCCACAAAGCCTCAACTTCACCAGAAAATATCAAAAACTGTCTTACAAGATTACCTTCACTACAATATCTAAGCAACCAGTGCCTGAGTTTGGAGGTTTGGTATGGAAGGATGGAGTACACAGGGTTAGGAGCCCCATTGTTATCACGTGGCTCCCACCAATATGA